The Vicia villosa cultivar HV-30 ecotype Madison, WI linkage group LG1, Vvil1.0, whole genome shotgun sequence genome includes a region encoding these proteins:
- the LOC131620022 gene encoding RHOMBOID-like protein 3, with translation MDASNVMINASTKELYVDVVIHFRKVCEKYHALLKYVESTSLDQVKEKIVCALTDQEWLKEVNASNLAMGILPYVDNFAHIGGFATGLLLGFILLPHPQCGWLEQRSLPAGIRLKSKFKAYQYILGIVSLILLIVGFSIGLVMLFKEENGHDHCHWCHYLTCVPSVWECNN, from the exons ATGGATGCATCGAATGTTATGATAAATGCTTCTACAAAAGAACTATATGTCGATGTTGTTATACATTTTAGGAAGGTGTGCGAGAAATATCATGctttattgaaatatgttgaaagtacAAGTTTGGACCAAGTAAAAGAGAAGATTGTTTGTGCTTTGACCGATCAG GAATGGCTAAAAGAAGTCAATGCTAGCAACCTTGCAATGGGCATTTTACCGTATGTTGACAACTTTGCTCACATTGGAGGATTTGCAACCGGACTTCTACTCGGTTTCATTTTACTTCCTCACCCTCAATGCGGTTGGTTAGAGCAGCGTAGTCTTCCTGCTGGTATTCGtctcaaatcaaaattcaaagctTACCAGTACATTCTTGGGATTGTGTCTCTAATTCTCTTGATTGTTGG ATTTTCAATTGGATTGGTGATGTTGTTCAAAGAAGAGAATGGACATGATCATTGTCATTGGTGTCACTACCTAACATGTGTGCCAAGTGTATGGGAATGCAACAATTAG